ggattaggactaggactgggattaggactaggactgggactgagattgagactcggagtgtgaatgggactgagactcggaatgggactggaacaagatacataccaccctctgggactggcactaaaatatgaagaagaatgagaaaaacttgagagaagagaaaagagagaaggagattgagaaagttTGTTTCCCTAACGATTAaattgaactggtcggtccgtgAGGGCCGCACATAGACTGATTACCAGATGTTTgattaacgaccaaactgaaaaaccctatcaaaaatcaaGATCTATGCTATAAAACTACTCCCGTCTTCTTgctaatactaaaagctttctagaaCTGTACCacgtgctgcttctagatctgacacaTGTATCACTTTAAATAGCTGAAGTCAGCTTGGCAAGCGCAGGGAACGAGcagagaacgtgctcgatcgttttctcctccagcccgcacttcctacatctgctatcactgaccaagcttaatgACGCGAGAATGCAGTGtcaatcagaatacccgtcatgagtctacattcctctctttttaataatagaagtTACTTTTTTAGtctgaggttgtaagacctatGCATGagtttcgacactttacagccccgcgcttgggtccacgcctttctcGCTGGGTCGATCGTGTGCAACTCTcgtcttctcttaatctcgcccattctaattggaacgtctacggagcaagcttcgagagATGTGCCCTCTTTAGCTATTTTATTCGCTTTTTCATTCTAATCTATTCCCACATCCCTGGGTGCCAATATAGATGTACGAGTAtacttctccctatcccgattctttccagggattgcttatacTCTTACCCACTTTTAGATGATGCCCTTTGCGATATTatggccttaattgctgcttggctgtcaatataaaagttaccgcggctgcagtttaagcaaCTTTCTTTCATTGTTTATACTGCTCTGgctacggctaatacttccgcctgaaaaacgcacAGTGATCTGGCGGCTTGCAGTGTcagtttatttccagatcagcacgaTATACCACCGACCCTACGCCTTCCGCCAttttgggcacccttgcgccaaccatccacttctattgtggctctaacagccccttcgaagcgcagatacggaatcaggtagtctgttttgAGACACTGAACGTAGTTTCAATTGTTAAATCTATGTTCCTTGCCACCAGGTTTACAagtgaaatgtgcagaatggcacacGGTGTAGCCGTCGTGATTGTTTTCGGGGCTCCCGTAATGTGGAGCCTTGATGACGTTCATACCCactctaatttttatactcagctgagcagagcacacagagtatattaattttgttcgcataatggtaatccgtaacggcataaaataatcgagatagatatagacttctatatatcaaaataatctgggcgaaaaaagaaattcatttagccgtgtcggtccgtccgtaaacacgataacttgagtaaattttgaggtatcttgaggaaatttggtatgtaggttcctgggtgctcatctcagatcgctatttaaaatgaatgaaatcggactacaaccacgcccactttttgatatcgaaaatttcgaaaaaccgaaaaagtgagataatgcATTAcaaaggacggataaagcgatgaaacttggtaggtgcgttgaccttgacgcaaaatagaaaattagtaaaatttttaacaatgggcgtggcaccgcccacttttaaaagagggtaatttaaaagttttacaagctgtaatttggcaatcgttgaagatatcatgatgaaatttggcaggaacgttactcctattaatatatgtgttctaaataagaattagcaaaatcggatggcgaacacgcccatttaaaaaaaaaatttttaaggcaaattttaacaaaaaaattgaatatctttacagtatataagtaaattatgtcaacattcaactctctccgccctttttcatttaatttgtctagaatacttttaatgccataaatcgaacaaaaatttaccaatccttgtgaaatttggcaggggcatagattctatgacggtaactgttttctgtgaaaatgggcgaaatcggttgaagccaccccaagtttttatacacagtcgaccgtatgtccttccgctcggccgttaacacgataacttgagcaaaaatcgatatatctttactaaacttagttcacgtacttatctgaactctctttatcttggtgtaaaaaatggtagaaatccgactatgaccatgcccccttttttgatatcgaaaattacgaaaaatgaaaaaaatgccataattctataccaaatatgaaaaaaagagatcagacatggtaattggattcgtttattgacgcaaaatataactttagaaaaaactttgtaaaatgggtgtgacacctaccatattacgtagaagaaaatgaaagagttctgcagggcgaaatcaaaagcccttggaatcttggcaggaatgctgttcgtggtattacatatgtatataaataaattagcggtactcgacaaatgatgttctggatcaccctggttcacattttggtcgatatctcgaaaacgccttcacatataaacctaagggccactcccttttaaaaccctcattaatatggtacaaacacatgctagagtcacccctggtccacctttatggcgatatctcgaaaaggcgtccacctatagaactaaggcccactcccttttaaaatactcattaacacccctcatttgatacccatatcgtacaaacaatgtccagagtcacccctggtccacctttatggcgatatcttgaaaaggcgtccacctatagaactaaggcccactcccttttaaataatcattaacacctttcatttgatacccatatcgtacaaacacattctagagtcacccctggtccacctttatggcgatatctcgaaatagcgtccacctatagactcccttttaaaatactctttaataccttccatttgaaacccatgtcatacaaacagatccctatgttcattttgctaaatggtgattttcctttattttgtctccaaagctctcagctgagtatgtaatgttcggttagcctttcttacttgtttgaggtaggtttttttttgtgtggttgtCTACTAAACAAGGACTCAATAGCataggataggctttacaatcgccaatccacgttgagcttccaccaCAACTagactgtctagaatgattcctagatattatgagcaaggtttctcctgcagggtcacccctccAAACTTGGGCCTGGTTCAATTTCGACCTTCTAGACAAGACCATATCTGTTTTCTCcgcgttggcggtcaacccgacattaaatgcccaggtatgtatatcccgaagtgCCCGATCCATTAAAGAGCTTATTGTCAGAAAGCACTTTCCACTTGTGACAATTGCAACAtcgtctgcgtaagccgtaagttttacgggtcacTCATCAAACCGCCTAAGTTGATTGATgatcagcgtccacagcagaggtgataacacccTCGTGCGGCGTGGCCCTGACCAATAATTGCATGGCCTCGTACAGCCCCCATTGTGAAGTATTCTTCCtgtaatttaacatgcagccgatacaGACGAAACTGATATAAATGAAGTAAATTTAATGATATGATATGATTAATTGGAAAGTAAATTTATGACAAACAATTTGATACTAAATTAGAAACGTTTCATGCACTGTATTAAATAAATCACGCGCTAAGATACAAAAGAGCAATGTGGCTAATAATTGTTGGAAACCttttacaaatgatattttccATTGGCTGATGCATAGTATTCCCATCGGTTtggtataaaacaaaaaaaaaatatcaacagTCGTCACTGCTATCGTCAATTACTACGAAAACGTCATCAGCGTTTTCATACTTTAAGCAAGATGTCGACTTATTTACTAAGCTTAAATCCATCAACTTCTCAAATTCATCGTTTTGATGATTTGATTTATCAAAAAAATAACTAATATTTTGCTTTTCCTCAATTTCAGACGTGGTACTAGAATTTATATCCGCTAATTTCATTAACGAAGAATGCAAACTATTTCGCTCTATGAAACGATCTAGATGTGTCTTGGGCTTTGTTGGGGAAGCTGTAGCAATAAACAAATTCAATTTCTTAGCCTTTTCAGTTACATTCTGCAAGCGATGACGTTTTGCATTTACTAATGCATCAAAACTATCATCCAATGATAAACGTTTTGATATAGGTGAAGAGCTCGTTGTATCTTTTTGTGAGCAAATTGATAAATTTCTTTTATGCGCTATTAAATCTAGATCATCCTTAATACTCCATTCATTTAATAAAAGGCTTAAGTCGTTTGAAATGGATTCATAATGCAAAGCCTGGCCTTTGAATGTGATAAGTTTATGCAGATGCCCTGTTTCTCGGACTATTCCATTAATAATTTCTGATATATCGTGCGTCAATTCATCGCAATCGCTTTCCAAATCGGATGGCAAAGTTTTAGTTATTGGTGTTGAGCATTGGGCAGCTACAAGATAACTGTTTGGTTTGTTTTTAATGGGAGTACTAGCCCCATTGATTGTAGCAACCTTTTGTCGCTTAAAGAATTTGTCAATTAATTGCAAACCCTTTTTATTATTTGTACGTTTTTGCTGCGGTTTCGATTTCTTTTTCGTATTAATACCTTTGGTTATATCTTCCGTGGCATTGATTAAATCAGTAAGGTTTTCAAGCGAACTTTGCATAGGCACATCCTGTAATTTAGCTTTTCGACGTCCTTTTGTAGCTTTCGGCGGTTTTTCTTTGGATTTGATGAATGTTGCAACCAAATCAGGATAAGCATTTTCAACTAAATAGAAGGGTTCAACTGTACTCCAAAGTGAATTAAGTCCTTTAGGATTTTCACTCTCGTAATCTtcaagttgttgttgtggtatgaGACCATTGAAGAAACCACGTTCATCTTGCCAAATTATTTCAAGACTTATCACACCACGTACAGTTCGTTTCTTGAAAATTTCCTTGATCGATATATATGTGACAGTATTTAAATCGGTGTTTAATGGTATATTTTTTACCTGCCAACGTGCTAAGAGCGGTAGAAATTTTTGAAAGCAGTAAATTTCGGTCCACTGTAGTAGATGACCCATTTGTTTCACAAACTTGATTAAGTTGGGTTGTCGccaaatcaaatttaactttggtATTATGGCCGGTTCATTGAGGAACTCAGCTATAATTTCTTCAGATGGAAATGATGGATCAGTTAGGGCCTTTTTACGTAAAGCAAGTTCCGCTTTCAACGATAAACGCTCCTCCCtaaaagaataataataatacatcaatatattttatgttttaaaacaaagaaaataagtGTGTTTGGAAAGAAAAGAAAGTGAAACTACATAGAAAAGGTGTGAGAAATGGGAAGCTGAAGTCAGCATTTACAATTAGAGGTGCAGTGTATGTGAGGAGCGACAGCGCTGCGAACAGCCCGCCAACTGCCATAAGCTGCGTAGACGACTTGCATCAGTTTCGCTAGTTTAGTCTTAAGTATTTGTCCTAGTTGTAGTGAATTAATCTTTGGAAGGGTAGTTAAACTCAGTTATTGTACTTTCTCGTTTTATTTACTTTCTTGTTTTCTTAAAGTTGCTTTTCACTTGTGCTGTCCTAATGATGGTGGGTAATGATGCGAATAGCATTGGCGATAATAGTCTTGTACTAATGAATATTTTATGCAGTCGGCAAAAGGGTTTTAATGTCGCACACTTTAATGCG
The Eurosta solidaginis isolate ZX-2024a chromosome 5, ASM4086904v1, whole genome shotgun sequence DNA segment above includes these coding regions:
- the Gen gene encoding flap endonuclease GEN; protein product: MGVKDLWSVLTPHADRKPLCELRGKKVAIDLAGWICESLNVVDYFVHPRHHLKNLFFRTCYLIWEDVTPVFVLEGVAPKLKNNVIAKRAELQFRGTKPSQNIQVVTQESQNKNKDKGRTRFNHVLKQCETLLQSMGIQCVQAPGEAEAYCAFLNRKGLVDGVISQDSDCFAYGAVRVYRNFSVSTQGAQAAQGGAVDIYDMRQIREKMDFGQNKTIVMALLCGCDYCPEGIGGIGRDGVLKLFNKYKEVEILERIRSWRSEDSKYTALEMRVDDKTICSNCGHMGRTQSHTKSGCGVCRTSRGCDESLWKEERLSLKAELALRKKALTDPSFPSEEIIAEFLNEPAIIPKLNLIWRQPNLIKFVKQMGHLLQWTEIYCFQKFLPLLARWQVKNIPLNTDLNTVTYISIKEIFKKRTVRGVISLEIIWQDERGFFNGLIPQQQLEDYESENPKGLNSLWSTVEPFYLVENAYPDLVATFIKSKEKPPKATKGRRKAKLQDVPMQSSLENLTDLINATEDITKGINTKKKSKPQQKRTNNKKGLQLIDKFFKRQKVATINGASTPIKNKPNSYLVAAQCSTPITKTLPSDLESDCDELTHDISEIINGIVRETGHLHKLITFKGQALHYESISNDLSLLLNEWSIKDDLDLIAHKRNLSICSQKDTTSSSPISKRLSLDDSFDALVNAKRHRLQNVTEKAKKLNLFIATASPTKPKTHLDRFIERNSLHSSLMKLADINSSTTSEIEEKQNISYFFDKSNHQNDEFEKLMDLSLVNKSTSCLKYENADDVFVVIDDSSDDC